The Myxococcus virescens DNA window CTGCGCCAGCGTGGTGGTGCCCTGCACCATGTCCCCAATCTTGTCCTTGAGGAGCTGGGTGTAGAGCAGCTGCTTGGCGTACTCCCACTCGTAGAGGGCCTTCGCCTCGTCCAGGCCTTCGTAGCACTGGAGCCGGATGAACTCGCGGCCCAGCGCCTGGGCCAGGGCCTTGGCCAGCTCCGTCTTGCCGACGCCGGCGGGGCCTTCCACCAGGATGGGCTTGTTCATCCGGTCCGCCAGGAAGGCCGCCGTGGCGATCTCCGGCGAGGATAGATAGCCCACCTGCTCCAGGCGATTCTCCGCGTCCTCCACGCTGGTGAAGGCGTGGCTCTCAACCGTCGAAGGGGTGCTCACCCGGTGAACTTAACCGACGCCCTCCTGGGGACTGCGGCAAAAATGCCAGGGTTCCGGCGTCGTCACCGTGGCCCGTTCGCCTCGCTGCCTGGCAAACCCGCGTAACTCCGGAGGGAAATATTCTGCGCAACGTGGGCACACCTCGTGCATCTCATGGCTTCCAATCGGTATTCAGGGAGGTGAGCGGTCATGGTGTGGGCGTGGTTGCGGATGGTGATGATGGTGGCAGTGGTCCTGCTTCCGGGCGGCTTCCCGCTGCTGCTGGCCTATGTCGCCTTGCGTACACTCCGCAGCAGTTGGCGCCGTGCCCAGGAGGAGGCCCAGACGAGGGGCCGCGTGGTGTCGCTCCGGGACGTCGTCTCCACGCTCCACTTCAAGGAGCTGGTCCGCGAGGCACGCGCCGCGCTCTGAGCGCGGATGGAACCGCTCGACGCTTCCTGCGTTGGAACTGAGACGGCCCTGACACACCTGCCCGGCTAGGGCACGGATGTCAGGGCCGTTTCATTGTGGCCTCGAGGTTCCGAGGCCGAGGCCGTCGGGATTCCGGCGGGGTGCCGGAATCCCGGCGCCGTTACTTGTCCAGCTCGTCCACCAGGGCCGTCCAGTCGTCGTCTTCCTTGGCCGTGGGCAACTGGATGACCAGGGTCCGGTCGGTGGGCTCGGACTCGCCACTCAGCGCCGCCGGCGGGGCGGGAGCCGGGGCAGGGGCCTTCTTCGCGGCGGCCTGGGCCGCGGGCTTGGCGGCTGGCTTCTTCGCCGGGGCCTGGGCCGCAGGGGCGGGCGCGATGACCTGGTTGAGCTGCGTCCTCACAGCCAGCTCGTCGTCCTCGGCCGCCGCGGGCTTGGCGGCGGCCTTGGCCGGGGTGGCCGTGGTGGCGGACTTGCTCTTGTAGCGGGCCAGCTCCAGCTCGGCGACCTTGAGGGCCTTGCTCTTCTCCTGCACGGACTGCTGCAGGCGGGCGACCTCCTGCGCCTTGATGGCGTCGCGACGCTCCAGCTCCGCCTTCTGCTTGGCGGCGAGGTCTTCCTGCTCCTTGGCGTGCCGCGCCTCCAGGTCCTTGCGCTCCTTCTGCGCGGCGGCCAGGCGGGTGGAGGCCTCGTGGGCCTTGCTCTCGGCGGCGGCCACCTTGGCGTTGAGCTCCTTCTCAGCGCGGGACCTGGCGCCCTGCGCGTTCTCCACCGCCAGCTCCAGGTCCTGGATCTTCTTCGCCCGCGCGCTCAGCTGGCCCTGCAGGTCCTTGGCCCTGGCGTCGGCCTCGGTGGCCTGCGTCTGGGCGTCCTGCGCGAACTGGGCGATGCGCTGCTCGGCCTTGGCCAGCTTCGCGGCCAGTTCGTCCGCCGCGCGCTTGGCGTCGGCACGTTCCTGGTTCGCCTGCTGGGCCTGCTGCTGGAGCCGGGCCTCGGCCTGCTGGAGCTGGCCCGCGAGGCCGTCCCGCTCGGCGGTGAGCTTCTGCTGGGCGGCGCCCGCGGCGCGCAGCTGGTCCTCGCGGCCCGCCAGCACCTTGCGGCCCTGTTCGAGCTGCTCGTTGAGACCGGCAATCTGCTGCCCCAGGCCCTCGGCCTGACGGCGGGCCTCGGTGGCCTGCGTCTGGAGCTTGGCCTCCAGGGCCTTGAGCTGCTCGGTGCGGGTGGCGACCTCGCGGTTGAGCACCTCCGCCTGACGCATCTTCTCCTGCGTCACGTGGGTGAGCTTGCGGAGTGTGTCCGACAGCTCGGTGCCCTTCTGCGTCAGGTCGTTCTGGAGGAGCTCCTCGCGGCGCTGCGACTCCTCGGTGAGCGTGTGCAGCCGCTCCTCGAGGTGGGCCCGGGTGTTCTCCGTCTGCGCCAGCGTGGCGGTGAGCTGCGTCAGCTCGGCGACGCGTGTGCCCAGCTCGTGCTTGGTGAGGGTGAGGTGCTCGCCCAGGTCCTCGCCATGGGCACGCGCCTCGGCCAGCTGGCCTTCCAGCGCGGTCTGGGTGCTCGCGGCGGCCTTCCGGCTCTCCTGGTGCGCGTGCTGCTCGCGCGCCAGCGCGTCGCGGGTGGCGGCGAGCTGGCTGTGGGTCTGCTCCAGCGTCTGACTGGTGGCCTCCAGCTCGGAGCGGAGTCCGTCACGCTCACTGGTGAGGTCACCGATGTGCGCGCTCGTCTCCGCGGCAAGCTTCTCGTGCGCGGCCCGCTCGGCCTCGTAGTTGCCCTGCGTCTCGGACAGCTCGCTGCGGAGCTGGCCAATCTGGCCGGTGAGGTCCTGCTCCAGCGCGTCCTTCGCGGCGCCCAGGTCCGCCAGCTCCGCGATGCGCTGGTCGCGCTCGCGGGTGGTGTGCGCCAGCGTGTCGCTGGTCTCCTGGAGCGCGCCGCGCGTGTCCTCCAGCGCCGCATGCGTCTGCTGGAGCGTCTGGGAGGTGGCCTCCAGCTCGCCACGCGTCTCCGCCAGCGTGCCTTCGGTGCTGGCGAGCGTGTTCTGCGTGTCGGCGAGCTGCTGCTCCGTCTGCGCCAGCGTCTGCTGCGTCTGGGCNNNNNNNNNNNNNNNNNNNNNNNNNNNNNNNNNNNNNNNNNNNNNNNNNNNNNNNNNNNNNNNNNNNNNNNNNNNNNNNNNNNNNNNNNNNNNNNNNNNNNNNNNNNNNNNNNNNNNNNNNNNNNNNNNNNNNNNNNNNNNNNNNNNNNNNNNNNNNNNNNNNNNNNNNNNNNNNNNNNNNNNNNNNNNNNNNNNNNNNNNNNNNNNNNNNNNNNNNNNNNNNNNNNNNNNNNNNNNNNNNNNNNNNNNNNNNNNNNNNNNNNNNNNNNNNNNNNNNNNNNNNNNNNNNNNNNNNNNNNNNNNNNNNNNNNNNNNNNNNNNNNNNNNNNNNNNNNNNNNNNNNNNNNNNNNNNNNNNNNNNNNNNNNNNNNNNNNNNNNNNNNCTCGGAGATGCGCTGGTCGCGCGCGGCCACGTCCCCTTGCAGGGATTCGATGGTGGACTCCCGCTGGGAGACGGTGTCCTCCAGCTGGGCCACGCGCGCGGAGAGCTGTTCGCCGGTCCGCTGCGAGTCATCGAGCTGCCGCTGCGTCTCCTCGAGCTGCGAGGTGAGCGCTTGAATCTGGCCGGTGAGGTCCGCTTCGAGCTCGGCCTTGGCGGAGCGCAGCTCCTCCAACTGACGGGAGAGGTCCGCCTCCAGCGCGTCCTTCGCCTGGGAGAGGGACTGGAGCCGGTCGTTGAGGTCCGTCTCCAGCTCGTCCTTGGCCTGTCCCAGCGCCTGGAGCTCCGCGGTCAGCTCATTCTCGCGGTCCTCCAGGTGCGTCTTGACAGCCTCGACTTCGCCTTCGAGCTCGCCGATGCGCTCCAACTGCTGCTGGATGTTGGCGTTGAGCTCCGCCTCGGTGTGCTCGTTCCGAGCGATGGTCTCCGACAGCTCGCGCTCGAGCGTGCCGAGCTTCGCGTCACGCTCCTCGATGCGCTGGGTGAGCTCGGCCTCCTGGGCGTCCTTGTCCAGCCGGAGCTGGTCGCGCTCGCCCGTGGTTCGCGCGAGGTCCGTCTCCAGGTCCGCGACCTGCTGGCTGAGCTTCGCCTCCAGCGCATCGCGCTCGGCGTTGAGCCGGTGGATTTCCGCGTCAGCCTGGGTGCCGTGCTCCTCGGCACGGGCAGCGCGGGCTTCCAGGCCGCGCACGGTGGTGTCGCGCTCCTGCTCGGTCTGCTGCAGCCGCTCCTGGAGGGCCTGGATTTCACCGTCCAGCTCGGCGAAGCGCTGGTCACGCTCGCTGATGGTGCGGTTCAGCTCGGCCTCGAAGTCGTCACCGCGCTTCGTCAGCCGCGCGATTTCGCCTTCATTCGCGAGGATGGTGTCCTGGAGCTTCTGCTCCTTGACCTCGAACTCGAGCGTGACGACGCCGAGGTGCTTCTCCAGCTTGTCGTACTCGTTGCGGCCGTGCTCCAGCTCGCCGGCGCGGCGGCTCAGCTCCTCCTCGGCGCGGGAGACTTCCCGGCGCAGGAGGTTGATGTCCTTCTCCTTGGAGGCGACGACCTCGATGAGGTCCTTCTCCGCGGAGAACTTCTGGAGGAGCAGGTCATCGACGGTGGCGCCGTGCTCGCGCTCCTTCTGGATGGTCGCCTGCTGGGCCTCGTTGAAGCGGCGCAGCAGGTCGTCCACCTGCATCTTCAGGCCCTGCAACTCCACGTCCTTCTCGTGGATGCGGTCCTCGCCGGAGAGCAGCTCGCGCTCCCGCACGTTCCAGATTTCGGAGAGGCGGGCGAGCTGGGCCTCGCGCGTCTTCAGCTCGTCGCGGAGGATCTGGATCTTGCCCTCGGGCGTGCCCATCAGCTCGCGCCGCGGTGGCGGACGCTTGAGCTGGCGGGACTCGGCGAGCAGCTCCGCCTTGCGGTCCGCGATGGACTGGAACGTGCGGTCGAGGAACGCGCGGTCCTCTTCCGTCATCGCGCTGCGGCGCTCGCGCTTGGGCAGCTTTGGCGGGCCCCCCGCGGCGGCCTTGAGCGACGGAGGCATGGGCGGCGGTGCTTCGCGCGTCCCGTTCAGCGCGGCATCCAGCGACGCGCCGGTGTCATCCGTGCCCGGAGGCACGATGCCGTGGCTCAGGGCGGCCAGCTCGCCCATCTCGAACGGGATGGCGAGGTAGCCGTCCGCGGCCTGTGGCGTCTGACGATGCTGCGCCAGTCCATCCACGCCACTCTCGGAGGAGAGCAGCAGGACCTTGAGGTTCTGACCCCACTTGCCCTTCTTGATGTTGCCGCAGAGGACGAAGCCGGACTGATCCTTCAGCTCCGCGCGGAGGACGACCAGGTCTGGCCGGCGCTTCTCCAGCTCACGCTGCGCGTCAGCCGCCGTCTCAGCCAAGGCTGTCTGGTAGCCCGCGCCCTTGAGCACGGTGGCCATGCTGAGCGCAAAATCATGCTCGCTTTCGACGATGAGGACCCGACGCTCCATGAAGCCCTTTGTCCCGGAAAAAGTGCTGTGAAAACCGGAACATCCTAGCGGGCGCTTGTGACCCTTGGAAAGTTTCCAGGAGTCGCTCGGTTGCCAGCCTCACGAGCTCTTGCCGCGGACGACGACTTCCGAACGGACTGAGGGGGCCGGATGGGCGGGGTTCGTGGGCTCGTCGCGACCGGGGAACGTCGTCGGGGGCGTGTGTCGGTCGAAGCGGATTCCGTCGGGGGGGCAGTACCCGTGTGCGAGCTGGGCGAACCACGGGTTCAGCGTCGAGGGAACGGGCTCCGGTGCGGGGCCTTCGTCGTGTGGCTCGGGGGCCACATCGGCGTCGGCTTCCTCCAGGTCGTCGTCCGATTCGATGAGCTGCGCTGCACTGGTGGCGGAAATCTCCGCTTCCTCCACCTCGTCGCTGCTGATTTCGTCCGGCTCCTCGGGTTGGGGCCGCGCGCGGGAGTGGCTGTCGTCGTCCCCCTCGTCGATGGACTGGGCTTCGTCCTCGGAGATTTCCTCGGGCTCTTCGTCCTCGCCGCCGGGGACCGAGGCCGAGGCCTTGAACGCCTGCGGGCTGACGGGTTCGAGCCGGGGGGGGCCGTCCACGGACTGGAGCCGGGGCGGACGCTGAAGGGGAACGGGCGGGGGCGCCGCCGCGCGCGGAGGCAGGGCGGGGGGCTGGGCGGATTCCGGCGGCGAGGTGCTCGGGTGGAGGGTCGGCGGCGGGCGCTCCGGTGTGCTCACGGACGCGCCTCCTCGGATGGGAGGCAGGCGCTCTGCTTCGGAGGCACCCGGGCGGGAGATGGGCGGCGGCCGTTCCGTGTTCGTGGACCGCTGCTGTGGCGTCAGTGCCGTCATCCGTCCGACGGGCGTCTCCATTCGCGCGGAGATGCTCCGGCTCGACAGCGAGGAGGGCGCGGGGACGATGGGTGTAGGGGTGGGGTACTCTTCCGGCCGGCTTGAGGAGTCGGTTCCCCGGCTGCTGGATGTGCGAGTGGGGAGGAGCTCCTGGAGCAGCTCGGTGGGCACGCGGATGATGGGCGTCGGCGCGGGTGGTTCGTCCCGCTGGCGGTCGTAGGGCGAGCGCACCACCGGCGTGTGCGAGGGGGGCTCGTAGCGCGATTCGATGACGGGGCTGCGGACGACCGGCGTCGGCGCGGGGGCTTCATCTGAGTCCCCGGCAGCTTCGCTGGTGCCCGAGTCCGTCCGGTTCAGCGCGGCGGGCGCCTTGATGATGGGCGTCGCTGATGAGGTTTCACAGGAATCCGCGCCCACGAGCGAAGGAGACCGGCCCGGAGGTGGGGGGACCCTGACGACGGGCGTCGTCGCCGAGGCCTCGTTGGCGTCCGTGCTCGCCGGGGATGAAAGGCGGCTCGATGAGGCGGTGCTTCCCTTGGCGGACATCGCTGTCGCCGAGGCTTCCTCAGTGTCGCTGCTGACGGAGAACGGCGGCCGGCCTGGAGGTGGCGGGACCTTGACGATGGGGGTTGCCCCCGAGGCTCCGCTGCCGTCGTCACTCAGCACCGAAGGCAGCCGACCTGACGACGACGGCGCCTTGACGATGGGCGTTGCCCCCGAGGCTTCGCTGCTGTCGCCACTCTGCACGGCGGAGAACCGGCCCGAGAAGGAGGGCGCCTTCACGACGGGCGTCGTCGCCGCGTGCTCGCTCGTACCGTCGCTCACCGATGAAGAGGCCTGCGCTGACGGAGCCGGCGCCTTGACGATGGGGGGCGGCGACGGGGGTTCGTCCGCGTCTTCGACCTCCGTTGCCTGAACGATGGGAAGCGCGCTTTCGGAATCGTCGTCGTCGCTCGCGTCGTGCGCGGAACCTTCCGCTGTCGCGTCGTTGCCGGGCACGCTGGACGCGGAGGCCTCGCTCTCGCGGACCGTGGTGGTCGCTGCATCGGCGGCCGCTGCGGAGCGCTCTCGCAGCGGCGCCCCCATCACCACGGGCGGCTCGATGGGATTCGTCTCGAGTTCCGTCTTGATGAGGCGCGTGTCGAGCCCCTCGTCGAGCACCTGCCCCATGACCAGCGGCAGGTCTTCGCGCGCACGCCCCGCGGCAGGCGCGTCCTTGTCCTTTCGAGGCTCCGGCGCCTTCTTGGAGACTGGTGCCGCCGTGGGGGCGGGCTCGGGAGGCAGCAGCGCCGCCAGCCGGTTCGTGGGCGTTCCCGTCACCGTGGTGGGCGCGGGCAGGTTGTCCTCGCTCGTGGTGGAGACGGGCTCCGACCGCTTCTCCAGCAGCGAGTCATACAGGTCCAGGAGCTTGCCGCGGATGAGCCCCGCGTCGAGCGCCGCCTCCGCGTGTGCCCGAGCCACCTGGCCCAGCTCCACCCGGCGCTTCACGTCGCGCGCCAGCTCGATGATGCGGTCGGCCAAGGCCTGGCTGTCGCCCGGAGGGAAGAAGACGCCCGCGCCAGCCGGGATGAGCTCCCGCGTCACAGGCAGGTCCGCCGCGATGATGGGGCGGCCCGCCGCGCAGTACTCCGACACCTTCGCCAGCGGCCCACCCTGAACGCGATTGCGCTCCACGTCATCCATGGGCAGCACGCCCAAGTCCGCGAGCGCGAGCACCTTGGCCAGGTCATCGTGGTGCACCGGGGGTTGGAACTCCACCCGGTCGCCCAGGCCCAGCTCCTTCACCAGGTCATCCAGGTGCGGCTGCCAGTCCGCGTGGCGCGCGCCCACCACCGTGAGGCGCACCTCTTCCTTCCGGGCCGCCACCTCCACCGCGCGCAGCAGCGTGGACAGGCCCTGCCACCCCACCTGGCTGCCCAGGTACATCATCCGGAGCGGTTCGCCGTCCGGGGCGCCCAGCACCTCGGGCGTGAAGGGCTGGAGGTCCACCGGCGCGGGCAGCACCCGGACCTGCTCCTCACTGGCGCCGAGCGACTGGATGTACGCGCGCGTCGTCTCCGAGCCGGTGACGACGAGGTCCGCGTTCATCAGGCAGAACAGCTCCTGCCTGCGAATCTTCGACAGGAAGCGCCGGTCCCCCTCCGTCTGCGGGTGGGTGTACCGCAGCTCCTGCGAGGGGAACGTCTGGGCCTCGTAGATGAGCCGGTACCCGTAGTCTCCCTTTAGCTCGCACAATGCGTATCCGCCGAAGGGGTCCGTGAAGTGGGCGAGCGCGTAGTCCTCGCTTTCGAGCTGCCGGCGCACGGCCCGCTCGAAGGCCTGGATGCGCGAAGCGAGGTCCCCCGAGCCTACCGGGACGCGCAGCAGCCGGGCGCCCTGGTACTTCTCGATGTGGGAGTGGTCAGGCGTCTTCGCCGACAGCACCACCACGGAGAAGCGGTCCGGCAACGCCTTCAAGTATTCGGTCAAACGCCGGGATGAACCCGACGGACCGGGGATGACGTCGAAACTGCACAGGAGCAGTCTGGGCAGGTCGCTCAAGCGTGGGCAGGATACCTAGCCGCCCCCTGAGTGTCATCGGGTGATGAAACGAGAAAGGGGGTCGGGCGAAGAACACATGTAATGCTGGCACGTTGACCCTCTACGACCAGCGACCTAAAGGCCGGCTTTGCCTATGGAAGACCTCAAGAGCGTGACGGTCAGCTACCTCAGGGAGTTGGCACGGAAGCACCTGGGGAGCGGCTACAGTCGTATGAAAAAAGAGGAGCTGCTCGCAGCCCTGGCCGCCTATGTCCCCGCCCTGGCGAAGCTCGCCCGGTTGGCGGGCATCCGAGTGCTTCCCAAGCGCTCGGCCGCGAAACCCGCTGCATCGCCTGCCCGGGCCCCCGCCCCCAGGAAGGCCAAGGCGCCCACCCCTGACGCCGCGAAGGCGCCTCGGACGTCGAGGACCCCGGCCGCCGCGAAGCCCAAGGCCGGCGGCGCGCGAGACCAGGGCAGGGTATCCGCGCCCAAGCGGGTGGCCGCCAAGCGGGCCTCCGAGAAGCCCGGGAGCAAGCCGACGGTCAAGCCCGCGAAGGTGGTCACGTTCCCGCCCAAGCCCCGAGTGGAACGGCCGCGTGAGCCGGTGACGCCCGTCATGCCTTCCGTCACGAGGCCGCTCGTTCCAGCGCCGGAACCGGTGCCGCGGCCCGTCACACGGCCCGCGCCCGTGCAAAAGCCCGCGGAGCCCGTGGAGGAGGGCTTCTTCGTGGCGCGCGTGGCTGGCGAGGAGGAGGCGCGCAGCCACCATCTGGTGGAGCGCACGCCGGTTTCGCCGCCGCCCCCCGTGGATGCCGAGGGATTGGGTGAGCTGCCGGAGGGGTATCAGGACGACGCCGTCCTCCTGTTGCCCAGGGACCCGCACACGCTCTTCGTGTCCTGGGACTTCAGCCTGGGGGCCCTGCTGCGGGCGCAGGATGCGCTGGAGGCGCCGCGTACCGTGCTTCGTGTGTTCGGTGATGAACAGATGGAGCGGGAGTTGGACTTCGCGGTGGAGGCTCGCGGCTTCTACATCCAAGGGTTGCCGTCGGGGCGGACGTATCGCGTGGAGGCGCACTTCGTCGGCCGTGATGGGCGGAGCTGCCGCATCGGTGCTTCGAGCAACCGCGTGATGCTGCCTCCCGCGGGCGTCTCCACGGATTTGACGGTGCGTTTCCTTCGAGTTCCTCCGCTCGAGGCGGCGCTTCCCGCGGCGGTCGTGGAAGCGCCGCCACCGGAAGAGGAGCGCGAGTACGTGTCGTGGCGCCGGGTGAACCTGCCGGGCAGTGGTGGCGTGCTGGATGTGCCGGAAGTCCACAGGGAGCGTCGTGGCAGGGACATAACGGAGGCGCACCTGGAGGGCCCCGCGCGAGCGCCGGGCGCTTCGGACCAGCGGTACGTGGAGTCGGTGGAGCGCGTGCCCGGGGCTTCGGACCTACGGTACGTGGACTCGGTGGAGCGCGTGCCTGGGGCTTCGGACCAGCGCTATCTGTCGGTCGCGGCGCAGCGGAATGCGCGCGAGGTGCGTGGCCCCGTGACTGCTCCCGTGTCGCACTACCTGGAGACCCTGGGCCGTGCACCGGGGGCTTCGGATATGCGTTATGCGGGAGGGGACGCTCGCGAGGCGGGGAGGGGGCAAGGGCCCCGTGCGTATCTGGATGTGAGGGGCGTCCCGGGGGCATCCGACCTGCGCTACGCGGAAGGCGGCGCGGCACGCCAGGCAGGCCGTGACACGTCACCGCACCGCTACCTGGACGTGAAGGGCATCCCGGGGGCATCGGACCTGCGCTACGCGGAAGGCGGTGCGACTCGCTCGCCGGTCAGCGGCGCTTCGCCTTATCGCTACCTGGACGTGAAGGGCATTCCGGGTGCGTCGGACCTCCGCTATGCGGAAGGTGCGGCGACTTCGCATCCGCATCACCTGGACGTAAGCCGCATTCCGGGAGCGTCGGACCTGCGCTACCTGGAGTCGCCGCCCCGCGCGCCGGGCGCATCGGAGCAGCGCTACCTGGAGTCATCTCCGCAGCGGGCAGGCGCCTCGGAGCGTCGTTACCTGGAGTCATCTCCGCAGCGGGCAGGCGCCTCGGAGCGTCGTTACCTGGACGCCCCGGAGCGGGCGTCGGGTGCATCGGAGCGTCGCCACCTGGATTCCCCTCCGCAGGGGACAGGCGCCTCGGGTCGAAGCTTCCTCGGTGCTCCGACTCAACCGTCGGGCGCCGCCGATACGTCGGCACACACAGAAACCGGAACCACCGCGAAGGATGCTCACGGCGCCGGTACTCATCCCCCCTCGGTCGAGGAGGAGCACCGCTACTTCGAGGCCCCGCCACGTTCATCCGGCGCCACGGTTCCGGGCAGCGACGCCAGGGCGCGGGGAGACGCCGACGCGGAGGAGGACCACCGCTACTTCGAAGTGCCGCGGTCCCGTGCGGAGGGCGCGGCGCATCGCCGCACGGCGTCTCCTTCCTCCTTCGAGGCCCGCGAGGGCCACGCCACCCACGACGCGGCGGAGCCGCCTCCCCGGAAGCCGCCGTCGGACGACGGCCGCTCCTGAAAACCCGCACGGAGACATTGAACGACCATGAGTCTGGGCTCCCTCGCGCTGGTGCTCCACGCGCACCTTCCCTTCGTTCGGCACCCCGAGCATGAGGACTTCCTCGAGGAGGACTGGCTCTACGAGGCCATCTCCGAGACGTACCTCCCGCTGCTCCAGGTCTTCGACGGACTGGCGGAGGACGGCGTCCCGTTCCGCCTGGCGATGACGCTGTCTCCGACGCTCGTCTCCATGCTGCGCGACGAGCTGCTGATGAGCCGCTACGCACGGCGGCTGGACCTGCTCTGCGAACTGGGCGCGAGAGAGGTGCATCGGACGCGAGATGACGCCACCTTCGGCCCCATTGCCCGCTTCTACCGGGACCACTTCGAGTCCCTGCGCCGCGCGTTCCATGACCGCTACAAGCGCGACCTCGTCGCCGCGTTCCGGCGGCTCCAGGACGCGGGCTACCTGGACATCCTCACCTGCAACGCGACACACGGTTTCCTGCCGTTGATGCAGCAGGTGCCCGAAGCCGTCCGTGCCCAGGTGACGGTGGCCGCGAACCACTACCGCCAGCACTTCGGCAGGGACCCCGCCGGCATCTGGCTCGCCGAGTGCGGCTACTACCCGGGCCTGGAGCGCCTGCTGGCCAGCGAGCGCATTCGTTACTTCTTCGTCGACACGCACGGCCTGACGGACGCCGTGCCCCGACCCCTGCATGGCCCCTACGCACCCGTCTTCACCGAGGCGGGCGTCGCCGCGTATGCCCGAGACCCGGAGAGCAGCCAGCAGGTGTGGAGCACCGAGCACGGCTACCCGGGCGACCCGGACTACCGCGAGTTCTACCGGGACATCGGCTGGGACCTGGACCTGGACTACATCCGCCCGTTCATCCAGCCCAC harbors:
- a CDS encoding response regulator, which translates into the protein MERRVLIVESEHDFALSMATVLKGAGYQTALAETAADAQRELEKRRPDLVVLRAELKDQSGFVLCGNIKKGKWGQNLKVLLLSSESGVDGLAQHRQTPQAADGYLAIPFEMGELAALSHGIVPPGTDDTGASLDAALNGTREAPPPMPPSLKAAAGGPPKLPKRERRSAMTEEDRAFLDRTFQSIADRKAELLAESRQLKRPPPRRELMGTPEGKIQILRDELKTREAQLARLSEIWNVRERELLSGEDRIHEKDVELQGLKMQVDDLLRRFNEAQQATIQKEREHGATVDDLLLQKFSAEKDLIEVVASKEKDINLLRREVSRAEEELSRRAGELEHGRNEYDKLEKHLGVVTLEFEVKEQKLQDTILANEGEIARLTKRGDDFEAELNRTISERDQRFAELDGEIQALQERLQQTEQERDTTVRGLEARAARAEEHGTQADAEIHRLNAERDALEAKLSQQVADLETDLARTTGERDQLRLDKDAQEAELTQRIEERDAKLGTLERELSETIARNEHTEAELNANIQQQLERIGELEGEVEAVKTHLEDRENELTAELQALGQAKDELETDLNDRLQSLSQAKDALEADLSRQLEELRSAKAELEADLTGQIQALTSQLEETQRQLDDSQRTGEQLSARVAQLEDTVSQRESTIESLQGDVAARDQRISE
- a CDS encoding glycosyltransferase family 4 protein, whose translation is MPGPSGSSRRLTEYLKALPDRFSVVVLSAKTPDHSHIEKYQGARLLRVPVGSGDLASRIQAFERAVRRQLESEDYALAHFTDPFGGYALCELKGDYGYRLIYEAQTFPSQELRYTHPQTEGDRRFLSKIRRQELFCLMNADLVVTGSETTRAYIQSLGASEEQVRVLPAPVDLQPFTPEVLGAPDGEPLRMMYLGSQVGWQGLSTLLRAVEVAARKEEVRLTVVGARHADWQPHLDDLVKELGLGDRVEFQPPVHHDDLAKVLALADLGVLPMDDVERNRVQGGPLAKVSEYCAAGRPIIAADLPVTRELIPAGAGVFFPPGDSQALADRIIELARDVKRRVELGQVARAHAEAALDAGLIRGKLLDLYDSLLEKRSEPVSTTSEDNLPAPTTVTGTPTNRLAALLPPEPAPTAAPVSKKAPEPRKDKDAPAAGRAREDLPLVMGQVLDEGLDTRLIKTELETNPIEPPVVMGAPLRERSAAAADAATTTVRESEASASSVPGNDATAEGSAHDASDDDDSESALPIVQATEVEDADEPPSPPPIVKAPAPSAQASSSVSDGTSEHAATTPVVKAPSFSGRFSAVQSGDSSEASGATPIVKAPSSSGRLPSVLSDDGSGASGATPIVKVPPPPGRPPFSVSSDTEEASATAMSAKGSTASSSRLSSPASTDANEASATTPVVRVPPPPGRSPSLVGADSCETSSATPIIKAPAALNRTDSGTSEAAGDSDEAPAPTPVVRSPVIESRYEPPSHTPVVRSPYDRQRDEPPAPTPIIRVPTELLQELLPTRTSSSRGTDSSSRPEEYPTPTPIVPAPSSLSSRSISARMETPVGRMTALTPQQRSTNTERPPPISRPGASEAERLPPIRGGASVSTPERPPPTLHPSTSPPESAQPPALPPRAAAPPPVPLQRPPRLQSVDGPPRLEPVSPQAFKASASVPGGEDEEPEEISEDEAQSIDEGDDDSHSRARPQPEEPDEISSDEVEEAEISATSAAQLIESDDDLEEADADVAPEPHDEGPAPEPVPSTLNPWFAQLAHGYCPPDGIRFDRHTPPTTFPGRDEPTNPAHPAPSVRSEVVVRGKSS
- a CDS encoding DUF4912 domain-containing protein, producing the protein MKKEELLAALAAYVPALAKLARLAGIRVLPKRSAAKPAASPARAPAPRKAKAPTPDAAKAPRTSRTPAAAKPKAGGARDQGRVSAPKRVAAKRASEKPGSKPTVKPAKVVTFPPKPRVERPREPVTPVMPSVTRPLVPAPEPVPRPVTRPAPVQKPAEPVEEGFFVARVAGEEEARSHHLVERTPVSPPPPVDAEGLGELPEGYQDDAVLLLPRDPHTLFVSWDFSLGALLRAQDALEAPRTVLRVFGDEQMERELDFAVEARGFYIQGLPSGRTYRVEAHFVGRDGRSCRIGASSNRVMLPPAGVSTDLTVRFLRVPPLEAALPAAVVEAPPPEEEREYVSWRRVNLPGSGGVLDVPEVHRERRGRDITEAHLEGPARAPGASDQRYVESVERVPGASDLRYVDSVERVPGASDQRYLSVAAQRNAREVRGPVTAPVSHYLETLGRAPGASDMRYAGGDAREAGRGQGPRAYLDVRGVPGASDLRYAEGGAARQAGRDTSPHRYLDVKGIPGASDLRYAEGGATRSPVSGASPYRYLDVKGIPGASDLRYAEGAATSHPHHLDVSRIPGASDLRYLESPPRAPGASEQRYLESSPQRAGASERRYLESSPQRAGASERRYLDAPERASGASERRHLDSPPQGTGASGRSFLGAPTQPSGAADTSAHTETGTTAKDAHGAGTHPPSVEEEHRYFEAPPRSSGATVPGSDARARGDADAEEDHRYFEVPRSRAEGAAHRRTASPSSFEAREGHATHDAAEPPPRKPPSDDGRS
- a CDS encoding glycoside hydrolase family 57 protein encodes the protein MSLGSLALVLHAHLPFVRHPEHEDFLEEDWLYEAISETYLPLLQVFDGLAEDGVPFRLAMTLSPTLVSMLRDELLMSRYARRLDLLCELGAREVHRTRDDATFGPIARFYRDHFESLRRAFHDRYKRDLVAAFRRLQDAGYLDILTCNATHGFLPLMQQVPEAVRAQVTVAANHYRQHFGRDPAGIWLAECGYYPGLERLLASERIRYFFVDTHGLTDAVPRPLHGPYAPVFTEAGVAAYARDPESSQQVWSTEHGYPGDPDYREFYRDIGWDLDLDYIRPFIQPTGERKNTGFKYFRITGKTNEKRPYDPLAARERASVHAGNFLFNRQRQIEDLASRLGGRAPVVVAPYDAELFGHWWFEGPQFLDFLIRKVAYDQKTFRLVTPLDDLREHPENQVATPPLSSWGAGGYANMWLDGSNDWIYRHLNHCAKQMVALARDFPDAGELQRRALNQAARELLLAQSSDWAFIMKTGTMVEYAQRRTREHILRFQRLHEQLRGGSLDEGWLSLVEGRDNLYPELDYRLYLPA